AGCTTCTGAATCTCCCTAGTTCCTGGAAAAAGGAAGTTCCCAATGTGGCCATTTGGTGCAGATCAACTGATTGTTGTGCTTTGATCCAGCCAATGAGGTATTCAGAAATCAGGACAATCCTTCTTCAGCTTGCTGTAATTCACTGTGTAGAACTTGTACTGGTCAGTTGGGCCAAGTTTGTTCCAGGGCTCAGGGTTGTTCTTGCGATCCCAGCAGACATCTAGGTTTCTCAAGCCCAGACGAGCCAGGTACAACATGGACATATTTGCTCCTCCACCGATGGGGATGAAAAGGGGGATCAGAGCTGTGTGGTTCCTGAGCTGTTTGTGAACTGTGGCGAGCATTTTGATGTGTGTGGGTGCCGATGGACTTCGGTTTGTTTAGAAATAAAGGGATTACTTGCAGATTCCACAAAACCATTTGCAATAATCCGCTCAGTTAGCTATTAGCTACAGGCATCTCAGAGTTTGATAGATGCCAATCATCCACCCGCACTTTTatagcccccctctcagctgcacctctttgcccatttttgtattgtCTGGGAGCGACGGCAggcatgacgctgccaagatggcaatggtaggaaccgcccaacgagcttcacttttgcccttcagaaacctacgggtgacgtcacggaggctccacccatcttttatatactcaactcaactcaactcaactttatttatatagcccttttaaacatccacagctgaaacaaagtgctgtacataaatggacaaagcaacacataaagtacaaaaatcaaccaggaaataaataatataataaaatataataaaataattgttcattgttttaaaaacggttttaaaacaataagcaattttaaaagaacaaatataaacaaataaaaccaataagtaaaacaaaccacacacactaaaacaggaacagtctcatactgggctgaaagccaaagaataaaaatgggttttaagatgagttttaaaaatagacaatgaagaagcttgtctaatgtggagagggagctcattccacagtttttatatacatatacagtcTAAAGCCATAACCAACTACACGCAGATGCTccgtgagtataaatccagctttacacccaacaacccagtttctcatgttcctttttcctgatgttacaatcgcttggtattgcaatgtcaaccacaacggctttcctctgctgtttgtccatcaccacaatgtccggctggtttgccattaccattttgtcggtctgtatctggaaatcccacaggatcttagctcggttattctctaccacctttcggaggtgtttcccaccttgaccttgGGGCTTCCGGTCTGTACGCCGCACAGATGACCGCGGTGAAGTtggttttaggttggatattcgacAGACATCCATCATTTCCGTGTTCAATAGCTTCCGTTTCACGTGACCAGAACACACAAAACCTGACCTGTATTATAGCACAAGAtgagacaaacaagacacaccccttttgattcattttgaaagctccttctgttttttataattttttacagtaaaaatatcaatatttcttcaatagctccagcagacacccagccTGCTGGGGGGGACCACCAGGGCCCCAGTCACAGACACACCCAGCCAGCCTGCTGCTGCGTCAGGtccgcatgacctccagcagacatccagcaggcACCAAGCCTCCGGAGGACATCCAGGGCCCAAGTCACACTCCTCCCcagccagcctgctgcagctggaggcccgcatgacctccagcagacatccagcaggcACCCGGCCTGCTGGAGGACCTCCAGGGCCCCAGTCCCACTCCTCCCcagccagcctgctgcagctggaggcccgcaccCAGCTGGCTGGAGGACAACCAGAGTCCCCAAGCCCTTCCTGGCCGCCGCGGAGCCGGTCGCGGCGCACCCCCGCGGAGGAAATGCGCCCGGCGAGGGCCAGCCTACGCCGGGGAGAGGTCCCCGCCGCCTGCCCCCCGAGAGGAGAAGCGGCGGGGATCCTTCCGCACCGGGCGGCCGTCCCTGACCCGTCGGGTTGAATCCCCCAGGGCGGACTGCGCGGACCCCACCCGTTTACCTCTTAACGGTTTCACACCCTCTTGAACTCTCTCTTCAAAGTTCTTTTCAACTTTCCCTTAAGGTACTTGTCGACTATCGGTCTTGTGCCGGTATTTAGCCTTAGATGGAGTTTACCACCCGCTTTGGGCTGCATTCCCAAACAACCAGACTCCGAGAAGACTGTGCCAGGGGCCGTTACCGGCCTCACACCGTCCATGGGCTGAGTCTCCATCAGAAGGACTCAGGCCCCTGACCGACACCGGGCGAGCGGTCTTCTGTACGCCACATTTCCCGCGCCCGCCAGTCGGACGGGGATTCGGCGCTGGGCTCTCTCCCTCTTCGCTCACCGCTACTGAGGGAATCCTTGTTAGTTTCTTTTCCTCCGCTTAGTAATATGCTTAAATTCAGCGGGTGGTCTCGTCTGATCTGAGGTTGTATACGAAGTGGGTTAGGGGTTGCGGAGgtcacacccccccccccccccccccccgcgcGCTGGCAGCCGTCCGGCATCCCACAGTCCCCCACTAAGGGCGGTCTGCTCTCGCCAAGTTTTCCCTGTGGTTCGCACGCTTAACGCGGTCAGCTCGGAGACTGGAGGGTCCACCGGCAGCCGCGCCCGACTCATGCCAGGGGCTCGACGGGAGTGGCGCCCCTTCCCCGGAGCCGGgaaaggagggagagagggtgGGTCGGACGGAGCGGACGCTTGGAGGGGGCCGCGCCAGAGGCGGGCCCAACGCGCTGCACCGGGCGTCCCGGAAGGTCTGAACTTAGGGGGATGAAGGCGCGCCGTAGGCGGCCTGCAACAGCCCCAGCCACGGAGGAGAGGCTCCTCCGATTGATGGCAAAGCGACCCTCAGACAGGCGTAGCCCCGGGAGGAACCGGGGCTTTGAATGTGCGTTCAAAGTGTCGATGATCAATGTGTCCTGCAAATCACATTAGTTCTCGCACCTAGCTGCGTTCTTCATCGATGCACGAGCCGAGTAATCCACCGCTAAGAGTTGTACAGTTTTCGTTTTCAGGTTGGAGGCCAAGCTTCCGAGACTGGGGGTTGGACAGGTTCAGCGAACTGCCCAGGCGCTCCGCATCTCAGGCCGGGCCCCTCCATCGAGGACGGAGTAAGCGCCGGTCCCCAGGGCGGAGACATTAAACCCCCCTTGCTCCCTCCGGAGGATGGAGCAGAGTTGGGTACCCGGAGGCGTGCGGCGGGACGGCCAGGGCGAGACCGTTCGAGAGGTTCCGAGTGCAGAGCCCTGACCGGGTCTCCGCCGGACGCAGGCCGGGCCCGCTCTGCGTGGACGCCGCCCAGACGCTCCCACGCACGCCCCGAAGGCAGGTACGTCAGGCCCTCAGACGGGCTGGCGGGAGTGCGCATGCTGCGGAGCGAGGGGTCGGTGCCGGAGAGGGGGCCGAGCCAGGGAGTCTGACGGGCTGGCCGGGGCTCGAACCAGGGTGGAGTTTGCAGCGGGGAAGGGTCGGAGGAGGTAGGGGAGACGCGACGGGACCCGAGG
The sequence above is a segment of the Melanotaenia boesemani isolate fMelBoe1 chromosome 15, fMelBoe1.pri, whole genome shotgun sequence genome. Coding sequences within it:
- the LOC121654693 gene encoding cytochrome c oxidase subunit NDUFA4-like, with the translated sequence MLATVHKQLRNHTALIPLFIPIGGGANMSMLYLARLGLRNLDVCWDRKNNPEPWNKLGPTDQYKFYTVNYSKLKKDCPDF